The following proteins come from a genomic window of Nostoc sp. TCL26-01:
- a CDS encoding GAF domain-containing protein translates to MLINNQMGQPQKPIAAEQPILALGRVLQCLREEDDVDVLIETTITYIQQQFNYNLIWIACYDRLKHVLFGKGGVTPSNEVNFLRKRVVLIPGDLLEQVVIQQCPLGVADIRNENRAGELQELGKKFNIQGTIILPMRHKDKCMGLLLLGSERWGYLLPEEGKARLMMVLGELAAVLSQREIDLQQKQTKRPDEPLLQLLENLRNLNSLEERLKTVVEVTHEFVSPSRTNVYWFERQGRYFWCRMSNQLVNMGRDSSQEQPAAGMTVQELSELYYALSVNQIVWIGDARSSLKSHFTAKLLQRLRVRSLLAAPIMWQKDLLGFLAVEGNEPRIWTEADKNFVQGAAGLLSLVAPTDSIENTVKQIQEDSLLTSQVAQSVYTYQDLKETLRTYAARVLTRLAATRFLLLHYDQDQNNYQVIYQTQPNNRRPVTSGFSLLTETDRQMLKSAKSAVEIENLEEDLRFFNWRPLLLENGMRSLLICNCAQGHKAEALLIVTHTNHRNWTTLEKELLWIVSQQIGVIVRQWRLMINNEQQQQLFQSMQKCLSVLDISNNENSEAEKYQLERTALTQIGALLNCPLALLLSWQDGDSTAEIIPGVIGDSRFGVVVNAQVSIQSEALIQWTLAQESYLSVNVDDLPPDTRKWLHGAGIGQILTLALRTTTGHQPTGVLLLADNRERHWPQHNLNAVETLVNQLAWLRRQQQISHVVESTTQELRQLNWYKNRRLEEIQRTTAQLLSQIHDLGIPSNDLTQTRYKLLLRQLDHTNASMTAIVKLEQWHLHLSWETMPIASLLKRSLERIDNLVQQQKLWIGVHGLGQPLTEAEPSNGGASLKNLPASPYPSTMAIAGDIVKFELVLHELLIAACHRAGHGSRIDIWCRRIDEKLLELSITDNGKIEAQLLTELQQKTHPDILSLSHLQKSASLHLLICQQVIQQLGGDLDFYQLPDHRVVSRLLLPLAVTNS, encoded by the coding sequence ATGTTGATTAATAATCAGATGGGGCAGCCACAAAAACCGATAGCCGCCGAACAACCGATTCTCGCCTTGGGACGTGTTTTACAATGTCTGAGGGAAGAGGATGATGTTGATGTTCTGATTGAAACTACTATTACTTATATCCAGCAACAGTTTAATTACAACCTAATTTGGATTGCTTGTTACGATCGCCTCAAGCACGTCTTATTTGGTAAAGGTGGTGTCACGCCTAGTAATGAGGTAAATTTTTTACGTAAACGGGTTGTGCTGATTCCTGGTGATTTATTAGAGCAAGTAGTAATTCAACAGTGTCCTTTAGGCGTGGCAGATATTCGCAACGAAAATCGTGCTGGAGAGTTACAGGAATTAGGAAAAAAATTTAATATTCAAGGGACAATTATTTTGCCCATGCGCCATAAAGATAAGTGTATGGGTTTGCTTTTACTTGGTTCTGAACGGTGGGGTTACTTGCTGCCAGAAGAAGGAAAAGCTCGTTTAATGATGGTTTTGGGTGAATTGGCGGCGGTACTTTCTCAACGAGAAATTGATTTGCAACAAAAGCAAACTAAGCGTCCTGATGAACCGTTATTACAATTATTAGAAAATTTACGCAACCTCAATAGTTTAGAGGAAAGACTCAAAACAGTTGTAGAAGTTACTCACGAATTTGTTAGTCCCAGTCGTACCAATGTGTACTGGTTTGAGAGACAAGGACGCTATTTTTGGTGTCGCATGAGTAATCAACTAGTCAATATGGGTAGAGATTCTAGCCAAGAACAACCGGCAGCCGGAATGACTGTCCAAGAATTAAGTGAATTGTATTATGCTTTGTCTGTCAATCAAATTGTTTGGATTGGTGATGCACGCAGTTCCTTAAAGAGTCATTTTACTGCGAAATTGTTGCAGCGTTTGCGAGTGCGATCGCTTCTAGCAGCTCCTATCATGTGGCAAAAAGATTTGCTAGGTTTTCTAGCGGTAGAAGGGAATGAACCGCGTATCTGGACAGAAGCCGATAAAAATTTCGTCCAAGGTGCAGCAGGTTTACTGTCTCTTGTTGCACCCACTGACAGTATAGAAAACACTGTTAAACAAATTCAAGAAGATTCTTTATTAACTAGTCAAGTTGCTCAAAGTGTCTACACTTACCAAGACTTGAAGGAAACTTTACGCACTTATGCAGCTAGAGTTCTCACTAGATTAGCAGCTACTCGCTTTTTACTTTTACATTACGACCAAGACCAGAATAATTATCAAGTCATTTACCAAACTCAACCAAATAATCGTCGTCCTGTCACCTCTGGGTTTAGTTTATTAACAGAGACAGATAGACAAATGTTGAAATCTGCGAAATCGGCAGTAGAAATTGAGAATTTAGAAGAAGATTTGCGCTTTTTTAATTGGCGACCTCTATTATTGGAAAATGGGATGCGATCGCTCTTAATTTGTAATTGCGCCCAAGGTCATAAAGCCGAAGCTTTGCTCATAGTTACCCACACAAATCATCGTAATTGGACAACTCTCGAAAAAGAACTACTCTGGATTGTTAGTCAACAAATTGGTGTGATTGTGCGCCAATGGCGACTGATGATTAATAATGAACAGCAGCAACAACTTTTCCAGAGTATGCAAAAATGTCTGAGCGTTTTAGACATTAGTAACAACGAAAATAGTGAAGCGGAAAAATATCAGCTAGAACGCACAGCCCTCACACAAATAGGTGCTTTATTGAACTGTCCTTTAGCGCTACTATTATCTTGGCAGGATGGTGATTCTACCGCAGAAATTATCCCTGGGGTGATTGGCGATAGTCGATTTGGGGTAGTAGTAAATGCCCAAGTTTCTATTCAGAGTGAAGCTTTAATTCAGTGGACATTAGCTCAAGAGAGTTATTTGAGTGTGAATGTAGATGATTTACCACCAGACACGCGCAAATGGTTACATGGTGCAGGAATTGGGCAAATTTTGACTTTAGCTTTACGGACTACCACTGGTCATCAACCCACTGGGGTATTATTGTTAGCAGATAATCGAGAACGTCACTGGCCACAGCACAACCTGAATGCGGTAGAAACGCTGGTGAATCAATTGGCTTGGTTGCGACGACAACAGCAAATCAGCCATGTGGTTGAGTCTACAACTCAGGAATTAAGACAACTCAATTGGTACAAAAATCGACGTTTGGAAGAAATTCAACGGACAACTGCACAATTGCTGAGTCAAATTCATGATTTGGGCATTCCTAGCAATGACTTGACACAAACACGCTATAAATTATTACTACGACAATTAGATCATACCAATGCTTCCATGACAGCGATTGTCAAACTCGAACAGTGGCATTTACATCTGAGTTGGGAAACTATGCCTATAGCTAGTTTACTCAAGCGATCGCTCGAACGGATAGATAATTTAGTCCAGCAACAAAAGCTATGGATTGGTGTTCATGGTTTGGGACAACCCCTAACAGAAGCAGAACCTAGCAACGGTGGGGCTTCACTCAAAAATTTGCCTGCATCACCTTATCCATCGACAATGGCGATCGCTGGTGATATTGTTAAGTTTGAATTAGTCCTCCATGAATTATTAATTGCTGCTTGTCACCGTGCTGGACATGGTAGCCGAATTGATATTTGGTGTCGTCGGATAGATGAGAAATTGTTAGAGTTATCCATTACTGATAACGGTAAAATTGAAGCACAACTACTCACAGAACTACAACAAAAAACGCACCCAGATATTCTCTCTTTATCACATTTGCAAAAATCAGCTAGTTTACATTTACTGATTTGCCAACAAGTAATCCAACAACTCGGTGGAGATTTAGATTTTTATCAATTACCAGATCATCGAGTAGTTAGTCGCTTACTTTTACCATTAGCTGTGACTAATTCTTAG
- a CDS encoding quinone-dependent dihydroorotate dehydrogenase: MDIYQLAVRPFLFNLMKADPEWLHQQTMRSLSLLSHTSDRSTTQLVQNILQQSLCLQDPRLQQNLFGLNFPNPVGLAAGFDKDGVAAAIWAKLGFGFAELGTVTFVPQPGNPRPRLFRLPLDKAALNRMGFNNSGAADMAERLAQEKRELNFAIPIGINLGKSKVTPLEAAAADYLNSFRLLKELGDYFVVNVSSPNTPGLRSLQDASMLSTILDGLQKENNAHKPIFVKIAPDLEWEAIADIITLAKTYQLAGIIATNTTIRRDGLKTQVIEQTGTSPETEAGGISGAPVRDRSTEVIRFIWQQTQGQIPIIGVGGIFTAADAWEKITAGASLIQVYTGWIYEGPMMVRRILAGLAAKLEENGLNSITEAVGRESMVNGQ, from the coding sequence ATGGATATCTATCAACTAGCTGTTCGTCCGTTTTTATTTAATTTGATGAAGGCAGATCCGGAGTGGCTGCATCAGCAGACAATGAGGAGTTTGAGTTTGCTGTCGCATACAAGCGATCGCTCCACTACTCAGTTAGTGCAGAATATACTACAGCAATCTCTGTGTCTCCAAGATCCGCGCTTACAACAGAATTTGTTTGGTTTAAACTTTCCTAACCCTGTAGGCTTGGCGGCTGGTTTTGATAAAGATGGGGTAGCGGCGGCTATTTGGGCAAAGTTGGGTTTTGGTTTTGCGGAATTGGGGACTGTCACCTTTGTCCCACAGCCGGGAAATCCTCGTCCTCGTCTGTTTCGCTTGCCTTTAGATAAAGCTGCTCTTAACCGTATGGGGTTTAATAATAGTGGTGCAGCCGATATGGCAGAACGTTTGGCGCAAGAAAAACGAGAGTTAAACTTTGCCATCCCCATTGGGATTAATTTGGGTAAATCTAAAGTCACTCCCCTAGAAGCAGCCGCAGCAGATTATTTAAATAGTTTTCGTTTACTCAAAGAGTTGGGAGATTATTTTGTCGTCAACGTTTCCTCTCCCAATACCCCCGGATTGCGATCGCTCCAAGATGCTTCTATGCTCAGTACCATCTTGGATGGACTGCAAAAAGAAAATAATGCACATAAACCCATATTTGTCAAGATAGCACCTGATTTAGAATGGGAGGCGATCGCTGATATAATCACCTTAGCCAAAACCTACCAGCTAGCAGGAATTATCGCCACCAACACCACCATCCGCCGTGATGGGCTAAAAACCCAGGTGATTGAGCAAACAGGTACATCACCCGAAACAGAAGCAGGGGGAATTAGTGGTGCGCCTGTGCGCGATCGTTCTACTGAAGTTATTCGTTTTATTTGGCAGCAAACCCAAGGGCAAATTCCGATCATTGGCGTAGGTGGTATATTTACCGCCGCAGATGCTTGGGAAAAAATTACTGCTGGCGCTAGCTTAATTCAAGTGTATACAGGTTGGATTTACGAAGGGCCGATGATGGTGCGGCGAATTTTAGCTGGGTTAGCTGCTAAGTTAGAAGAAAATGGGCTAAACTCCATCACCGAAGCAGTGGGTAGAGAGTCAATGGTCAATGGTCAATAG